AGCAATATCGCCGTATCGCCGAGAAGGTACACGGCGGCGTCATCCATCGTCTCAAAGCCCACGACCAGCTCGGTGCGATGGTCAGAATCGAGTGCTTTCAGCAACATCGCGAGGTCACCCGGACCCCATTTGGCTGCTCAACCCGCCTTACTGGACAGCTGGGTCAGACGGACCGGATCCATTTCACGCCCCTTTGTCGCTCACGCGGCCGCCCAGCAGACGACTGCGGCCTCATACATTACAAAACGAGGTAAACTCCTCATCGGCAGGGAAATCCGCTGTGGGCCGCGCAAACAGGAAGCCTTGCCCGTACCTGACCCCCAAGTTCTTCAGTGCGCGCAGCTCTTCTACCGTCTCAATGCCTTCAGCTATCAGCCGAACATTCATCTTCTCGGCGAACTGAACCAGGCTCGCAACAAGCTGTGTACGCGTTTCATCGGAGTCGATCCCGCGCACAAGCGATATGTCCACCTTCAGCCACTCTGGACAGGTCTCAGCGAGGCACTGCAAGGATCCGTAGCCGGCGCCAGCGTCATCTATCGCGATACCAAATCCAAGCGCGCGCAAATACTCAAGCGTGGCCCTGAAAGTCACGAAGTCCGTTATCGCAGTGCGCTCGGTGATCTCCAAAACGATCCTTTCAGGGGTAATCCCCGAGCAAGACAAGAGCGTTGTAGTCATGATCTCGCGTAGCTCCGGATCGGTCACTGCATCGGGCTCGATGTTGATGAACATCAGGCGCCCCTCAGGCATCGAAGCCGCGGCTTCAAGCGCTTTTTTTCTGCACAGCCGCTCCAGGCTTAAAACCAGATTTTCATCGTACGCGACGCGGAAAAGCTTATCGGGATGCTCGAACTCCGTGTTAGCCGGGCCGCGCGACAGCGCCTCATATCCAACCACAGACATGTCGTCAAGCTTGAGGACCGGATGGATGTAGGTTGTTACCTGCTCCTTTGCCAGAATGTATCTAAGCCGCTCCGCACGATAGCTCGCATCGACCGCTTCCCGCGTGCCCGAATCACTCAACGCCCTGTCCAGCGCCAGGTGAACCAGACGCTCCAGGCGAACGTTGGGCTCATCGTTTATTGTCGATCCGCCCACATAGCAACCAAACCGGCGATAGACGGACGGATCCACCTCTGCCGCCAATATCTCACGCACCGTTGTCTCGACTTTTTCCGCGATCATCTGACGCGCTTCCGGGTCCATGTGCAAGGAGTTTCTCGGCGGCGAAAGTACAACCACGAAGGCATTTCCGGCGACCATGAGCTCGGCCACTATATCCGAATCACGCAGGATCGTGCCGGTTATCGACTCAAGGGCATGAGCGATCTTTCGCATGACATCGTCGAATACCTTCCAGCCGTAAATCTCTTCGATCCTCGAGTATCTGACCACGTTGAGCGCGAGCAGCGAGACCTCGCCTCGCTCTTCGATCAGCATGCGAATCCTGGGAAAGAGCAGCGGGGTTGTCGGCAAGCCGGTCACCGGATCGAATAACAGCTTCTTTATCTCAGGATGCGCTTCGATGACATCACTTAAGTCAAGCCATGATTGCAACAAAAACTTCGTTGTTCCGCTGAAACGCTCGTCCGTCACCTCGGAGATACCTCACTTCTTCCCGATTATCACTTACGTAAAGTCTATCACCGAAGCCCCGTCATACATAACGGTGCGTCGATACTAGTATGTAATCCGCAACGCCGTTCCCGCGCCGCCCTCGACAGGCAAGCCAAATGAAAGATCGTTGACCATCACGGGCCGGCCTCCCCGCACATCGGCAATGTGTGCAATCTTGCGCTCGAAAGTCAACGTGACGACACTCTTTTCGCGCGCGTGATTGAAAAGCACGACAACGTCGTCGCTTTCACCGGAGAAAAGAGCGACCTCGACTGAATGACGGTCGCATGACATGGGAAGAGCGCATCCTGTTTTTCGCGCGACCGAGCCATATATCTCACGAAGCATGCTCCCGATAGCCAAAGGCGCCGTCCAAGGGCCTGCCTGGGCGATGGCCCTCTCGGCCGGAGCGGCGATGAAGATCGCTTTTCCCTGTCCAAATCCATTGAGAGTCAACAATGGGCTGCCCTTGGAATCAGTTGCGACCACTGTGGCTCCAGCACTTCCGAGCAGGGCGAAGTGTGGTATCTCCGCTGAAACATCGAACGACCTCAGCGCGCCGAACACCTCACTTTGCGCGACTCGGCATGAAAGCGACTCCCTGGCACCTGCATCGCCGAGGAACTCTACGCCAAATATTTCGCGTGCCGCAGGATGAGTGTCTCCGCCTCCGTAAGACATCACCAGCGAGCCGCCCGATTGGACAAATCCCGCAAGCTCTTCCCAGGTGGAGTCTTCAAGCCTGAAAACCGAGGGCACCACAAGCATCGCATACTCACCTACAGGAT
This genomic window from Actinomycetota bacterium contains:
- a CDS encoding GGDEF domain-containing protein → MTDERFSGTTKFLLQSWLDLSDVIEAHPEIKKLLFDPVTGLPTTPLLFPRIRMLIEERGEVSLLALNVVRYSRIEEIYGWKVFDDVMRKIAHALESITGTILRDSDIVAELMVAGNAFVVVLSPPRNSLHMDPEARQMIAEKVETTVREILAAEVDPSVYRRFGCYVGGSTINDEPNVRLERLVHLALDRALSDSGTREAVDASYRAERLRYILAKEQVTTYIHPVLKLDDMSVVGYEALSRGPANTEFEHPDKLFRVAYDENLVLSLERLCRKKALEAAASMPEGRLMFINIEPDAVTDPELREIMTTTLLSCSGITPERIVLEITERTAITDFVTFRATLEYLRALGFGIAIDDAGAGYGSLQCLAETCPEWLKVDISLVRGIDSDETRTQLVASLVQFAEKMNVRLIAEGIETVEELRALKNLGVRYGQGFLFARPTADFPADEEFTSFCNV